In Nitrospira sp., the genomic window ACAGGGCGAACCCCATCTTCGCTCCTTCTTCGGCGACTGCCTGATGAAGCGCCGATTCTGAGGGATGCTGAAACTTCGCCGCATCGACCGGCTGGCGAACCCACTGCTCTTTTTCCACCAACCGATGCGCCCGCTTGAAACCGACGATCAACGGATCGAACTCCGGCTTTCTCGTCACGGCTTCAAGCGCGTTCATCTTCTGCACAAGGTCGCCAAGATCCACCGACGTATCATAGGCTGACTTCAACACCGAGTCGATGACGTCGTCACGCAGACCCCGCACGATCCGGACATAGTGCCGAACTCGCTCAAAGACAAACTCCGTGATTTGCCGGAGGCCTTCCCGCTCAAATCCGGATACATTCTTAAACCCATCGTTCGATACACCGTTCATCGCCTGACTGATGTACGTCCCCAGATTGACTCGAAGCTGCCCTTCAAGGAGAACCCGGACAATCGCGGTCGCATGCCGCCGCAACGCAAACGGATCTTCCGAGCCGGTCGGCACCATGCCGACATGGAAAAACGCAGCGATGGTATCGAGCCGGTCGGCCAAAGACAGGACTTGCCCCGCCACCGTTTTGGGCAACTCCCCTTCAATCGCGCGTGGAAGATACTGTTCTCGAACCGCCTGGCTCACGGCCTCCAATTCACCATCATGCTTCGCATACTCGCCCCCCATCACACCCTGTAGTTCAGGAAACTCACCGACAACCCCGGTCAGCAGATCAGCTTTTGCGAGCGATGCCGCACGGATGCAGGTCTGACGAAGTTCTTCGTCCTCCGGAGATAGATGGGCCGCAAGCGCTTCCGCGAGTTTCTTGACTCGCTCCTGCTTCTGCGCCATCGTACCGAGCTTGTGATGGAAGGTGACGCCCGTGAGTTTCCGCCCCCGTTCCTCCAGTGTGACTTTCCGATCTTCGTCAAAAAAGAACTTCGCATCCGCCAACCGCGCCGCCAGCACCCGCTCGTTCCCCGCTCGAATGAGCGCCATGTTTTTGGGTTCATTGTTGGCAATCGCAATAAAATTTGGCGCCAGATTGCCAGACTTCTTATCTCTGGCCGAGAAGAACCCCTGGTGTTCTTTCATCGACGTGATGAGAATTTCAGAAGGAACCGCTAAGTACTCCGGTTTGAAGCGGCCAAGGACGGCACAGGGCCACTCCGTGGTATACACCGCCTCATCGAGCAAGGTGTCATCTGCATTCAATCCAACACCAGCCTTGACACAGAGCCGGTCGATTTGTTGCTGAATCGCCGTTCGGCGGCGGTCGGGATCAAGCATCACCCCTCGCTTTTCAAGACCCTTGCTATAGGTCTTGAAATCCCTCACGGTGATGGGCTTTTTGCCACCCATCACGCGATGACCGGACGTCCGATTCCCGGCATGGATCCCGGCGATCTGTACCGGCACGACCTTGCCCCCGAATAGTGCCACGATCCATCGAACCGGCCTGGCGAAGCGTACGCCCGTGTCGTTCCACTTCATGGCCTTCGGGAAAGACAGCGTTTCGAAAAGGTGAGGCAGCAACTCCGGAAGAAGGATTGCGGTCTTGCGTCCGGCATCGCGCTTGACCGCGAACAGATACTCGCCCTTCGGCGTGCTCCGTATCTCCAGACCTTCGACCGGTACACCTTGTCCAGCGGCAAATCCTATCGCCGCTTTTGTGGGTTGGCCAGCCTGGTCGAAGGCCACCATTTTCGATGGTCCCATCGTTTCTTTGACCACCGCAGTTTGGTGCGCAAGCAACTCGTCCACGATCACGACAAGCCGTCGAGGCGTCCCATAGGTCTTGATGGACCCGCACGACAACCGGGCATCCTGAAAGAGGCGGGTGGCTGATTCTCGAAGGGCCGTCAGGGCCGGCGCGACACATTCAAACGGCAGCTCTTCCATGCCAATTTCGAACAACAGCTCGGCGGTAGGATTGGAACGACGAGTTGTGTGTTGACGGGGTTTCTTTTTCACGACCAGGCGCTTCATCGATGTGCGACCTGCGTCTTCATCAGTGGATGTCCCATCGCGACTCGCTCATCGCGATAGCGCTCGGCACATTGCCTGGCCAGTGCCCGCACCCGCGCAATGTACCCCGTTCGTTCAGCCACACTGATCGCCCCACGGGCATCGAGGAGGTTGAACAGATGAGATGATTTGATGCAGAAGTCATAGGCCGGCAGCGTCAAACGCCGGTCGGTCTGCGCGAGCAATCGCTTACATTCCGCTTCGTTCGCCTGGAAGCCCTGCATGAGCATCGTGACGTCCGCTTCCTCGAAATTGTAGCGCGACCCCTGCACCTCGGTTTCGTGATGAATGTCTCGATACGACACCGTGTCAGTCCAAGCAAGATCAAAGACGTTATCTACTCCCTGCAGATACATCGCAATACGCTCTGTCCCGTAGGTGATTTCGCCTGTGATCGGGCTGAGTTCAATTCCGCCAATCTCCTGAAAGTACGTAAACTGGGTGATCTCCATCCCATCCAGTCTCACTTCCCATCCCAGTCCCCACGCCCCCAGCGTCGGAGACTCCCAGTCATCTTGGATGAAGCGAATATCGTGCTCCTTGGGATTGATCCCCAGCCGTGCCAGACTTTCTAGATACAGCTCTTGAATATTATCCGGTGACGGCTTCAGCACAACTTGGTACTGATAATAATGCTGAAGGCGGTTGGGGTTTTCCCCATAGCGGCCATCCGTAGGGCGTCGGCATGGCTGCACATAGGCCGCCCGCCATGGCTCAGGTCCGAGTGCGCGCAGAAACGTGGCCGGATGAAAGGTCCCCGCGCCCATTTCCATGTCATAGGGTTGATGAATCACACAGCCGTGATCGGCCCAGAAGCGATGGAGGGTCAGAATAAGTTCTTGAAACGTCACAGAGCCCACAGCCTAATCGGGAGAGACGATTCGATGTTGACGCTAGATAACGTCCCAAGCTAGCAAGAATGCTTTTGCCCTGTCAAGGAACAAGCCCTCTAGATCAATCACTTGCAGATTCGTGAGCTGCGAAAGGCACAGGCAAGTTTAGAACATACTCTAGATCGTCTCTTAACCCTCGATCACCGTAGAAGATGCTCGGTTATCGGGCAGCGCAGTCCCCTTCGCACCAGCACCACCATGCGCACTAGAGAAGAGAAGGTCTGGATAATTCCTGAATTCGATTAACCGGAGCACAAACCACAGGCACTCTTGCTGATTGTTGTCTGAGGCTTTGGATGAATTAGACCTTCCCTAACTGTATCTTTTCTGATCCACGTCAGTATCTGATCAG contains:
- a CDS encoding glycine--tRNA ligase subunit beta; the encoded protein is MKRLVVKKKPRQHTTRRSNPTAELLFEIGMEELPFECVAPALTALRESATRLFQDARLSCGSIKTYGTPRRLVVIVDELLAHQTAVVKETMGPSKMVAFDQAGQPTKAAIGFAAGQGVPVEGLEIRSTPKGEYLFAVKRDAGRKTAILLPELLPHLFETLSFPKAMKWNDTGVRFARPVRWIVALFGGKVVPVQIAGIHAGNRTSGHRVMGGKKPITVRDFKTYSKGLEKRGVMLDPDRRRTAIQQQIDRLCVKAGVGLNADDTLLDEAVYTTEWPCAVLGRFKPEYLAVPSEILITSMKEHQGFFSARDKKSGNLAPNFIAIANNEPKNMALIRAGNERVLAARLADAKFFFDEDRKVTLEERGRKLTGVTFHHKLGTMAQKQERVKKLAEALAAHLSPEDEELRQTCIRAASLAKADLLTGVVGEFPELQGVMGGEYAKHDGELEAVSQAVREQYLPRAIEGELPKTVAGQVLSLADRLDTIAAFFHVGMVPTGSEDPFALRRHATAIVRVLLEGQLRVNLGTYISQAMNGVSNDGFKNVSGFEREGLRQITEFVFERVRHYVRIVRGLRDDVIDSVLKSAYDTSVDLGDLVQKMNALEAVTRKPEFDPLIVGFKRAHRLVEKEQWVRQPVDAAKFQHPSESALHQAVAEEGAKMGFALSMGDYHEALNALVGLRPVIDAFFDAVMVNADDQAIRSNRLTLLKEVDELFMSFADFSQVVVEGR
- a CDS encoding glycine--tRNA ligase subunit alpha, with product MTFQELILTLHRFWADHGCVIHQPYDMEMGAGTFHPATFLRALGPEPWRAAYVQPCRRPTDGRYGENPNRLQHYYQYQVVLKPSPDNIQELYLESLARLGINPKEHDIRFIQDDWESPTLGAWGLGWEVRLDGMEITQFTYFQEIGGIELSPITGEITYGTERIAMYLQGVDNVFDLAWTDTVSYRDIHHETEVQGSRYNFEEADVTMLMQGFQANEAECKRLLAQTDRRLTLPAYDFCIKSSHLFNLLDARGAISVAERTGYIARVRALARQCAERYRDERVAMGHPLMKTQVAHR